The Alosa alosa isolate M-15738 ecotype Scorff River chromosome 3, AALO_Geno_1.1, whole genome shotgun sequence nucleotide sequence GCAAATCCTTGAATCCAAATCCAAAGCCCTTGAAACCAAATTCCAGCATCTGCATTCTGAGCTGGATCCAGATGACAGTAACAGAGGAGTGAGATAGGGTGACCCTGGTGGGtaccagttaagtttggacgggttcctgcatgaatcacgcaccccattttctcggcagaaatggcacaaactgcagttgacccaaacaaccacaaggtgtcacttgggagttctgccactactatttttgatgcgacttgacttactgcttccatgacgcagtttccaagtcagtccaagtcagtagaacaatcagagacatttgagccattaccaaacatatatgataatacaatagcgtgagtttatatatcttatcaGGGGCGTCGCCAGCCGATTTTGCCGTGGCTTCAGCCCCGGAATGTTTCGAGCGTTGAATGTATTTTGCAAAGTTGATTAACAAATATACCATTATTCGGATCATTGGAACTGTGAGAAGAGGTGGACCTATTTGTCAAATATAAAAGCAGGACACGggtttcctctcactctccttcatgcatcagatctaacttgaacgttaccTTAGGCTACCATAATTTGAACGAGGGCTGCTTAGGGCTGCCAAGACtcaatgcagagagagagagagagtcagtcagttccagggttgggcatgtcattgtttgcatTTCCTATTTAGTATAAGAAAGTTATAAGGAAATCATAAAGGCAACAAGGCAGGGGCGCCGGAACGAGTTTCAAAGTGCAGCCCAAAATCTTGTGCGCtatattttctctttcttgcgCAAACAAAATGAGTGCAAATAgcctgcgtaattctgcttcataaagttgaacaaacgCATGTGGTAATTTTATAGATACATAGAAATAGCCTACTGCCATGCATTTTATggggtaggccaacttggagtgaacttACACACGGGAGATTCTTTCTCTAGTTGTAGCAGAGTTGGGTGTAACGTGTCATTAATCACGTTACAGTTCCTACAGTGTGCGAGCAAAGATATTAAGAATTCTGGGAGGGCAACAAGAATATTGgcaaaaaaatagaataaatcgGAGTAGGCTGTTTGTTGCCTTACTACTGAGTGGGAAACAGTGCACAACTAACTAGCTAATGACTAGTCTGATGTCAATCACACCACGAATTGATTccaaaaaaatatgttaggctataggctacaagcTAGGACTGCCACTGTTTCCAGTGTGAAGAAGAGCATCTAGTATAATTAATTACAGAAGGAATAGCTTCCCAAGCGCACTTCACTCAAAGCAGTTCAATGTTTTGCAAGTTGTGTGCGTGTCATCATTTAACATTGTGAATGAGGGTGCGCAAGCTGAGCAGCACTTCCATAAAGGTCTCTTTTAAAATGTCCTGTTACAATTGCAGCTGCTTCCGATTGTTAAatataaagtagcctacatgacggCATTTTTGAGCTAGTGAGAGAGTCAGCTTTTGCGTTTCAATGTAGcacgaaaaaatgtttaaacagctggacaaatgatttagttAATTGATtttagcctgtaggcctacaccagcatgaataatgtaatctgcatggctttatttaacaaactgcaagcaacaagagggttgagttcgctgtgaggccaaacccaagcgcagagcctatctgttaaggcagtcgataggctatatggtaatgagctgtgtgcgcctggaaagacgatagaagatgctttctgaaacAAATGTTCTTCCCAATCGTTTCCATAAAATAGGCTAGGTCAAAGACAGAAAACTAAGTCTTATAATGACATAATGGTATAGTCTGTTTTCCATTTAGGATGCGCGGGTGAGGGATAAGGCTTTCATGGTGGACCCATGCACTTTTTCTTGTGTCAGGAACTCTGCACATAGGCTTAGTCTGTCTATAGCCCAGCTccagcgaagacggctctggtcatcccataccctcccccccacttcctgtagcctaccattatgaagacctgcggggagtaaaacgacttgttgccgttttgggacattaagctttttcacgttaagcccccctcccccacccccttcttttaCAAGCAGTGGGGAAGCGCTGGCACAAAGTaccactttttggctttggctaaatatttcgaaaatcatttgagtttcactagtcataTGTTTTAcgtaacaagcaacacttgttattgaactaataacagacgtgtgtcgaaaattgactttattttccatacggagaaataacatatgcagagtctaaccaaggtcaatcttgccaagaaaagccctcaaacctgaaaacacatgaggcaaaagtgcaaaacatcacaaaactaactaaactagcacgcgcatatttttgtattgcaatcattgaagcctagttgtaacagcgcgttaCAACTAACACCGCTAGGTCACGTTTCTTTTAAGATAAGATAGCTCCTGCTATGTGTTGACTACATGTTTCAAAACGGTGTTCATTTTTAGCCTACAAGGCGATTATTAGTCAGTGAGCTCCACCCACAACTTAGTAATCGAAAGACAAGTAGCCTACCACCTATTTACTTTGATGCCTTCAAAAGACGTTTTGCTGTAGATCTACGTGAAAACACGTCCATACTGACTGAAAATGTGTGGAACACCGTCTCATAGTAATGTCCAATAGCATGCCCCGATCAACCCCCTGCAACTAGGAAAAAAGTCCATGTTACATTTAACCCCacgttactttgtgccccgcgctcccctgTAGCTTTCTGAAGCGGCGTTTctgaagctaatgtaacaacAAATACCACCTTGACGTTaaaaagcttaacgtagcttatgtcccaaaacggcaacaagtcgttttactccctgtatgcgctcattataaagaacgcttaacgtgtcccaaaaacagctatcaattaatcaccaaacgtcttattaACGAgtcttgccaggagcaacaccttgcaaaaaatgataacaatgcCTAGGCCTAATAATGGTTGGAAAGATGCAAGTTAGGTctatgttttaaaaacaaatgctcCCATTAACCCGCAGAAGTTTCAAAGTAGCCAACACccaaaacaaatgttttaaCCAGACTCATTGCAGAACACCTCATCGaatgtctgtagtaggctacaacttcgaTTCAATAAAAAAGATTTCTAAAGGAAAACTGTtcaactcagaactgcctgaaagttgcagacctgttctggatatacgtgcattaacccactcgaccgtcagacaacgctatagctgctagcctacactggttgctgtggcacagtctggttgctgtggcacaatCAGACAAACTTCAAATTTCAATCAGACAAAAGTCAAACttgccgacaaagtagcctactgccagctgacgaagctctcattttaaaacattactgagagacaggcactgtacaatcaagaaatcttgccactgaatccaaaattatgtgtgtgtgtgtgtctgtgtgtgtctgtgcgtttgtgtatgtgtgtgtctgtgtgtgtgtgtgtgtgtgtgtgtgtgtgtgtgtttgtgtgtgtgtgtgtgtgtgtgtgtgtgtgtttgtgtgtgtgggtgtgtgtgtgtgtctgtgtgcgtttgtgtgtgtgtgtgtgtgtgtgtgtttgtgtgtgtgtgtgtgtgtgtgtgtgtgtgtgtgtgtgtgtgtgtgtgtctgtatgtatgtgtgtgtgtgtgtgtgtgtgtgtgtgtgtgtgtgtgtgtgtgtgtgcctgtgtgtgataaCACGTGCATACCGTAGACGGTCAGGCAGGCGGTGCTACTCTTGGTTCCGTCCGGGTACGTGTGGAACTCGCAGGCGTAGCACCCCTCGTCCTCCACCCTCACGGGCCTCAGCGCCAGCTCCGAGTGGGACAGCGAGTCCGAGATCATCGCCCGGTCCTGGTACTCCTCCTTGGTCTCGGGCTCGGCGTCGCGTGCGAAGGACGCCACGTCGCGCCACTCCGACGGTGCCAACCTCCGGCGCCACAACACCTGCTGCACCTTCTCCGGCAGGCCGAAGTGGCAGTCGAGAGTGGCCAGCTTCCCGCTCACCGCCGTCTTGTTGCCCCCGTGGGTCACGACccctggggagggagggaggagtggaagagACGTCAACACAGGCGGAATATGTGCTGACTGAGACCCAGAGGGACAAAGAGAACATGAGAGTGCCAGGAAAAGCAGCGATAAAACATAAAAGATGAAaaaaggagggggaaaaaacctCAAATGAAAAAGCAGGAAAGTAAAGGTTTATGACGGGAAAAACACTTCCACTACACTTTTTTATACTTGCTCTAACAATTGCCTGGATCATGCCAGAGACCCTGCACTCTGTGCAAAAACAGTATGGTGTCCATTAGATAAAATCATCTGCATACCAAACAGAGCAAACAAAAACAGCTCTTTTCAAAAACACTATATCtaccattttaatgcattttcataaatcttttttttttttagattttgtattttaagtaatttcagtggaactgtaattgggttattgCTATTTgctttatctttactcaatcaaaacaacacaactgtttttattgatattacctgagatacacaattaaatagcatgacttattaatgttttaaaaaattaatttatatgTGTTTTGCCAAAACAATGCTCTTCATATGAACAGCAACACAGGCAAGCTAGGAACAGGGATGAAAAGAAAAGTGGATATTAGGACGAACGCGAGAGTGAGCTATCCAACATGTGACAGCGGAGATATTAGATTGTAGGAAAATGCTCAAATTGGGAGCAGCTGCGAGGAAAACAAACAGTTTAAAAATGAACTAAGGGCGTCCTCCTGACAGAGATATTTTAGCAGAAAGTCATGGGGATGAACTGACACCACACAGGTAGGAAACACAGACGCATGatagcacagagagagaaagagagatgacgTAGAACACATGTAAGATACACATGTAAGATATACAAGGAGGCAAGCAGGTGGATATATATTTCAACAGGTTACATCAAATTGAATATTTCAGATGGTTTCCATACAGCAGTAACTCTAGCAGTGTTACAGTAAGCCACACAATTCACCATTATACGAGCAGCCTGGGAATGAAGCCCATGGCCTGGATGACTGGAGAACCTCAACGTCAGCTGGCCTACCTCAAGTCTCCCATTCACAGAGCACTGTCCAGCTGATTTATGGGGATGTGGTAAGTGGGACCCGGAGAATATGACATGAGAAATAGAGCGGTGAAAAATGGAGTGACCTTAGGAGCTGCTGGCCTGGTGCCTGTGGTTCCAGATGGTTCTCGTTTAGGAGACAACAGCTCCTGACCAAAAGAAGACCCACAGAGGGGACATCTATTACCATGGCCGGGTTAAGCACTTAAGTttctcccacactctctctgtggATGTGACTGGGGACACCAAATCACTGTCTGAACCTTGGGGTCCTCTCAAACTGAGTTGAGATTACCATGGCAATAGGCACATCATCAGCAGATCAAAATCAGTAGGGTCAAATTAAACTGTCACCATGACCAACTTAAAGTATTTGTGGTTATGTCAACATTGGCAGAGTTATTTTAGATACATAGGATTCAACAATGTTATGTTCTACTATGTTTTAGATAATATTGTATTACATTATAGGATGATaaatgtagcctagaaatcttgcAATTCTCCAAAACGTAGCTAGAATGAAAAAAGTAGCTAGATGCACATAAACTACAAATGCTAAACAAGCTAAAAGACCAAAACAGTTCTGATTAAATCAGTGCAGTACAATCTGTGTGTGCTTCTAAGAGTCTATTTCAAGGATCGAGAGCAGAACAAAACCTTTGCTTTTCATTTGGAAACTGGCTGTAGACTATGTCCTCTGGCACATTTCTCTAAGCTGACAGATCCACACCTCTCTgccttctctccctcacacaagCTCTGTCTAATACCAGCCTTTACCAGATGTCATGCCAAGTCATTAACcactttttgaaaaaaaaaggtgttcAGGGTGTCCCTAATATAAAACACAATTTAGTGAGTGTCTGTGGAAGACCTGTTTCACCAGCATCACTCAACACAACTTGACCccaccccttcacacacacacacacacacacacacacacacacacacacacacacacacacacacacacacacacacacacacaccatatttcCCCCTGACAGTAAAGAGCAAGGCAGCTCACCTGTGACTGTGAGGCAGGTGATGCCCTCCTTGGAGCCAGAGGGGTACACGTCAAAGATGCAGGTGTAGCAGCCCTCGTCACGGTAGCTGACGCGCTTGATGCTGACGTGGCTGGAGTCGCCAGGCGAGGAGACCATCTCCACGTGTTGCTGCCCGCTCACGCTGTCCACGTTGACAGGTACGTAACTGATCAGCGTCTGGTTCTGGGGGTCCACCCAGCGCACCTGCGACAACGACTCCCCAGGGCCCTTCTTCACCAGCATGCAGGTCAAGGTGAAGGGCTTGCCCACCACCGCCTCCACCTTTGCCGGCGCCGACACCCTGCTGCCTGAACCatcacacagcaacacagctCAGTCAAGCACAGCTCAGTCAAGCACAGCTCAGTCAAGCACAGCTCAGTCAATCACAGCTCAGTCAAGCACAACTCAGTCAAGCAGAATCACAGCTCAGACAAACAGAATCACAACTCAGTCAAGCAGAATCACA carries:
- the zgc:113337 gene encoding OX-2 membrane glycoprotein — translated: MLKVTLARCLQLCVSAVLVSRLEGSRVSAPAKVEAVVGKPFTLTCMLVKKGPGESLSQVRWVDPQNQTLISYVPVNVDSVSGQQHVEMVSSPGDSSHVSIKRVSYRDEGCYTCIFDVYPSGSKEGITCLTVTGVVTHGGNKTAVSGKLATLDCHFGLPEKVQQVLWRRRLAPSEWRDVASFARDAEPETKEEYQDRAMISDSLSHSELALRPVRVEDEGCYACEFHTYPDGTKSSTACLTVYVLPKPQVSYKSTSPGVIEANCTAVSRPASEIVWNVEGNNRTMGAPVTTAQPLDDGTTLVISTLVVQSGLLKDVSVKCLVHHKGLESAIAVSMNTKIGTALTILISVTTVAFLLVLSLCFCLWKCFLRKEVD